From Draconibacterium halophilum, one genomic window encodes:
- a CDS encoding nitroreductase family protein → MIDFIIDKENCTQCGLCAADCPTLVINPKTEYPEIKEGKEAQCIKCQHCLAICPTAALSIWGKRPEDSIPVKKNIVEPEALARLIKTRRSIRKFKPEELEKEFIHELLATAAYAPTGHNKNGVLFSVTESKNELSQLRNAVYESIKNANAAGKLPERMAFLNDLQRLWESKQIDVLFRDAPHVLITSAPKTTASPDADCHIALSYFELLANACEIGTLWNGFIKMVLKVIAPELGKQIGIPEDHELGYILLFGKPAVKYARSIQSEGLHLNRITLD, encoded by the coding sequence ATGATAGATTTTATAATAGATAAGGAAAATTGCACGCAATGTGGTTTGTGTGCGGCCGATTGTCCAACATTGGTTATCAATCCAAAAACCGAATATCCTGAAATAAAAGAAGGTAAAGAAGCGCAATGTATAAAATGCCAGCATTGTCTGGCTATTTGTCCAACGGCTGCGCTTTCCATATGGGGTAAAAGGCCGGAAGACAGCATTCCTGTTAAGAAGAATATTGTTGAACCGGAAGCACTGGCACGATTAATAAAAACGCGTCGCTCAATACGTAAGTTTAAACCCGAAGAACTGGAAAAGGAATTCATTCACGAATTGCTGGCAACAGCTGCTTATGCTCCAACGGGGCACAACAAAAATGGAGTTTTGTTCTCTGTAACCGAGTCGAAGAACGAGTTAAGTCAACTGCGAAATGCAGTTTATGAATCGATTAAAAACGCAAATGCGGCAGGTAAATTACCCGAACGTATGGCCTTTTTAAACGATTTGCAACGTTTATGGGAAAGTAAACAAATCGATGTTCTTTTTCGTGATGCACCACATGTTTTAATTACTTCGGCACCAAAAACTACAGCATCACCCGATGCCGATTGCCACATTGCATTGAGTTATTTCGAGTTGCTTGCCAATGCTTGTGAGATAGGAACCTTATGGAATGGTTTTATAAAAATGGTGCTGAAAGTTATTGCTCCTGAGTTAGGAAAACAAATTGGAATTCCGGAAGATCATGAGTTGGGATATATATTGCTTTTCGGAAAACCTGCAGTTAAATATGCCCGATCCATTCAAAGCGAAGGATTGCATTTGAACCGGATTACACTGGATTAA
- the fabF gene encoding beta-ketoacyl-ACP synthase II, with protein sequence MEKRRVVITGLGALTPIGNNINEFWKNAVSGKSGAVPITKFDTSNFKTKFACELKDFHVKEHLDRSDIKFSDLFSQYGMVTTGEALKDSGLDLASMDPYDIGVIWGTGQGGMDYFEKEVKVYAKTGIPRFSPMLGPKMLINMGAGMISLKYGLKGMSFTTSSACATSNTAIMDAYTYIKLGKAKVFVTGGSEAGIIEMGIGGFNSMRALSVNNEHPEQASRPFDVNRDGFVLGEGAGTLILEDYDHAKKRGAKIYAEIVGAAMTSDAYHVAASHPEGEGASKAMEFALNEAGIKPDEVDYLNAHATSTPIGDISEINAIRRLFGENPENLKITSSKSMTGHLLGAAGAVESILCIKAIETGIITPTINTADIDPVIPKTINIVTGQSVQSNVDVAITNSFGFGGHNATLVFKKWEE encoded by the coding sequence ATGGAAAAACGACGAGTTGTAATAACCGGCCTTGGAGCTTTAACGCCTATCGGCAATAACATAAACGAATTTTGGAAAAATGCAGTAAGCGGTAAAAGCGGTGCTGTACCCATTACCAAATTCGATACATCCAATTTTAAAACAAAATTTGCCTGCGAGTTAAAAGACTTTCATGTAAAGGAACATTTAGATCGGTCGGATATTAAATTTTCCGACCTGTTTTCGCAGTACGGAATGGTTACCACCGGCGAAGCCTTAAAAGATAGTGGCCTTGATTTGGCAAGCATGGATCCGTACGATATTGGTGTGATTTGGGGAACGGGCCAGGGAGGTATGGATTATTTCGAGAAAGAGGTGAAAGTTTATGCCAAAACAGGAATACCTCGTTTTAGTCCGATGCTGGGACCAAAAATGCTCATAAATATGGGAGCAGGAATGATCTCGCTAAAGTATGGTCTGAAAGGAATGAGTTTTACCACATCGTCGGCTTGTGCCACATCAAACACCGCCATTATGGATGCCTACACCTATATAAAATTGGGTAAGGCAAAGGTTTTTGTAACCGGAGGTTCTGAGGCCGGAATCATTGAAATGGGAATAGGTGGTTTTAATTCTATGCGCGCCCTTTCAGTGAATAACGAGCATCCCGAACAGGCATCGCGACCATTTGACGTAAACCGCGATGGTTTTGTGCTAGGAGAGGGTGCCGGAACATTGATACTGGAAGATTACGACCACGCTAAAAAGCGCGGCGCAAAAATATACGCTGAAATTGTGGGCGCAGCTATGACATCGGATGCCTACCATGTAGCAGCATCGCATCCCGAAGGCGAGGGCGCATCAAAGGCCATGGAGTTTGCTTTAAACGAAGCAGGGATAAAACCCGACGAAGTGGATTACCTGAATGCACATGCCACATCAACGCCAATTGGCGATATCAGTGAAATTAATGCCATACGAAGGCTATTTGGAGAAAACCCGGAGAACCTGAAAATCACTTCATCAAAATCAATGACCGGACATTTGCTGGGAGCAGCAGGAGCGGTTGAATCTATTCTGTGCATAAAAGCTATCGAAACCGGTATTATTACACCTACCATTAACACTGCCGATATTGATCCGGTAATTCCGAAAACCATAAATATTGTTACCGGGCAAAGTGTTCAGTCAAACGTTGATGTTGCTATTACCAACAGTTTTGGTTTTGGCGGACACAATGCAACTTTGGTGTTTAAAAAGTGGGAAGAATAG